In the genome of Bradyrhizobium ottawaense, the window ACTGGTCGGCGATCTTCTTGGCGAGCGGCGCAATATGCGGCTCATGACCGCCGGACATCTGGGCGAGAACCGCGGCCGGCTGGACCTGCTCGACGGCGCGCGCTGCGCTGGCCCAGTCGGTGTCGACGACGGGAAAGAGCCGGGCCTCGTCCAGCGCCGCAATGAAGGGCGGCCGCTCGGCATTGGACACAAACAGGATCGGGCCCGCCTGGGACATTCGCAAAACTCTGATCACGCGACAGATGCCCCGCAATCTAGTTTGGCCGCCTTAATGCAGCGTCAACGTACCAGGCGAAACCGCGCCTAGCCGGGGCCGGAACGGTCGCGAAAAGCTTCGACCATCAGGGGGTTAAGCCCGAGCTCGCTGAGCGCCTCGCGGGCCCGGGTATTGTCCTGCGCGCGTCCGGCCAGCCGGTGGCCGGAAAGCCGGTCGGGCAGCGCGGTGAGCAGGGCGCCCTGGCCGAGCCGGCGAGCCCATTCCTGAAGGTCGTTGGAGAGGAAGCGGTAGCCGCCGACGGCCATGATGCCGGAGGGGGGCGCGGTGATGCAGATCGCGCCGCTCGGACGGTCGAGCCGGGCGGCATAGCCGGTGTCGACATAATCGCGCGGCGGCTGTGCGATCAGCGTGTCGCCGACCGGCTGCGGCGGGGCATAGGCCGCGATCGGCACCATCGCGCCTCGCAGGCCGAGCGTGCCCTTCGGCGTCAGCAGGATCTCGCCCGCAATGGACGAGCCGGATTGCTCGCGCGGGGCGCCGTGCGGCCCGGGCATCACCGCAACGGGCATACCGTCCTCGCCGCGGCGGGCGCCGAACAGCCCGGCCTCGCCGAACAGGTAGACGTCGGTCAGCGGGGCATGGGGCGCGATCCAGGCATCGCTCGCCGCCACCTGCTCGGGCGCGCGCCACAGGCCGATGACATTGCGCAAGGTCGGCATCCGCGCCGCCAGGTCGGCATCGCCAAGACGCAGCGCGAGCTGCGCCGGCGCGATCAGCACCTCGCATTCATGCTCGTTGATCTGCTGCTCCAGCACCTCGTTCTCGAACGGATGATGCAGCGCCAGCGCGCCGCCGGAGAGCAGCCACACCGCGAGCGAGGAGGCGAGCCCTGCGAACGACATCGGCGTGAACGCCGCCATCACGGTCGCGCCCGGCCTGATGTCGGCTTCCAGCGACATCGCAAGCCCGCCGGCGATCAGGCTGAAATGCGGCCGCGGCACCGGGCGAAAGCCTTCGGCCGTGACGTCGAAGGAGATCATCGCCGCCTTGCGGCCGTCCTGAATCACGGCGCGCGTGGTGCCGGGCGGGCGGGCCAGCACCTCGTCGAGCGAAGCCATGCCTTCCGGTAGATCGGTGCCGAAGCCGCAGACGTGACGGATCGAGAAGGCTTCCGCGGCCGCATGCATCGCCAGATCGGCATAGCTGACGCCGTCGACCGTGCTCATGGTGACGATGGCGCGCGCCGCGGTGCGGTTCAGCGCGGCGGTCAGTTCCGCGTGCCGCCAGAGCAGCGGCAGCACCGCGACGACGAGGCCGGCGCGATGGGCGGCGAGCACGGTGAGCACGAACTCGACCGTGGCAGGCAATTGGATCGCGATGACGGAATTGGCCGGCAGGCCTGATTCGACGAAATAAGCCGACAGCGCCTCGATGGCCGTGTCGGCTTCGGCATAGGTCATCCGCCGCGGCTGGTGCCCGGTCACGCGGGCCTTGTTGAGGGGATCAAGCAGGGCGGGCGCGTGCGGCTGCCGGATCAGCGTGCGCTGAAACAACGTGTCGAGCGTCGGCGATACGGCTGGCTGGTTCACGGCGTCACTTTGCTTGATGAGCTTGCGGCTGCCCCTTCGACCACCAGGTCTCCGGCAAATAGCCTGAGAGCGAGGTGGCCTTGGGCCGTTCTATCCGATTCCAGCGCGCGATCCATTGCTCGGATACGTTAAACAGGGGGATTGTGTAGAAGCCCGCGATCAGAGCGCGGTCGAGCGCCCGCACCGACGAGACGAAATCCGTATGTTCCCGGGCCTCGAGCAGGGCGGCGATCATGGCATCGATCGCCGGATCCCTGGCGCCCATGTAGTTGCGGGTCCCCGGATTGTCCGCGCCAGCGCTGCCCCAGTAGAAATATTGCTCGTTGCCGGGTGACAGCGACTGGTCCCAGCGGTTCTGGATCATGTCGAATTCGTAAGCGAGCCGGCGTTGATCGAACTGCACGGGGTCGACCGTTCGCACGCTCGGCTCGATGCCGGCGCGCTTGAGGTCGCGCTGGAAGGCGAGCGCGATGCGTTCCTGATCGCGGGTCGTGACCAGGATCTCGAAG includes:
- a CDS encoding AMP-binding protein, coding for MNQPAVSPTLDTLFQRTLIRQPHAPALLDPLNKARVTGHQPRRMTYAEADTAIEALSAYFVESGLPANSVIAIQLPATVEFVLTVLAAHRAGLVVAVLPLLWRHAELTAALNRTAARAIVTMSTVDGVSYADLAMHAAAEAFSIRHVCGFGTDLPEGMASLDEVLARPPGTTRAVIQDGRKAAMISFDVTAEGFRPVPRPHFSLIAGGLAMSLEADIRPGATVMAAFTPMSFAGLASSLAVWLLSGGALALHHPFENEVLEQQINEHECEVLIAPAQLALRLGDADLAARMPTLRNVIGLWRAPEQVAASDAWIAPHAPLTDVYLFGEAGLFGARRGEDGMPVAVMPGPHGAPREQSGSSIAGEILLTPKGTLGLRGAMVPIAAYAPPQPVGDTLIAQPPRDYVDTGYAARLDRPSGAICITAPPSGIMAVGGYRFLSNDLQEWARRLGQGALLTALPDRLSGHRLAGRAQDNTRAREALSELGLNPLMVEAFRDRSGPG